The Lathyrus oleraceus cultivar Zhongwan6 chromosome 5, CAAS_Psat_ZW6_1.0, whole genome shotgun sequence genome includes the window TAAACCTTTGTAAAATCCTATCCTCATTATTATTTCGGGTACTAAATTCTCCAAAGCTCACCTTTCAAATTGTCAGTTTTCAAGATGCTTCCAAAGAGAACTAATGTAGAAGAATCGTCAAGAACAAGGAAGCGCAGTACCCGCACATCTAACCCTCACAACATTGTCTTTGAAGACGAGGGTCGAGCAAAAAGGTATCAGGTGGTCGCGCGGCGTAAAATCACGCCAACCAAGTATGTATGTGAACGAACCCCAGCTGATTTAGGTTTGAAATCTGAGGTTGATAGAATGTTTCATGTGATAGGATTGTTAGAGTTTATGCATTTTGAAGTACCAACTTTTGAGTGCATCACTCTTGAATTTATGAGCACTCTTGATTTTCATCTGCAGAGAAAATGGCTTGGAAATGTGAGGTACTACTTTGGTACCCTCAAATCTCTCCTTTTTAATGAAAATCATGAATTATCTGTTGAGGAACTCAGAAACATCCTAAAATTGCCCATCTACGGGCCCAAAGATGTCCCGGATGACTTTCCGGTGAAACTTTTTTAGTCTGAAATTACAGGTTGTCCAAGGTACGGTACCGCAACCGCCAAGGCATCGGTGATTCAAAGCTCCTGCTTCTGGTACGCCCTAAAGGGCCTTGCATACACTATTCTCCGCGGCGTTAGTACCAGGGTGGCCACTCAGAGGGAATTATTTTTTCTGCATGCGACGGTAAATAATGAGATAATTAATGTTGCTGCATTCGCGACTAATTATTTGGGCAGAGTTGCTCGTGCATCCACCGGAGGCATTCCCGTGGGGGGTATGATTACCCAAATTGCAAAGCATCTCAGATATGGCCTTAATATGTCCTCTGACACTCCTGTTGCAGGTAAAGCAACAATTTATATGGAATCCCTCATTCACCAAGGGATGATTGCTGTTATGAATAACAGTTACTCACTGATGAGTCATGGCCAGTTTGTTCTTGGACTACCTGCCCCTAACAGAGTAAGTATTATTGATCGTTCTAAGTGGTTATATGCAAGTGTCATCCCCGAAGAAGAGGACGGCCACAATGTGGATGGTTTTGTTGCAGGTGACACAATGGAGAAAGATGCCACTTTCCAGCCATGGTTTGTACCTCAAAGTCAAGAGTCGACCCAATAAGGTACTGAGTCATTATCTATGGACCAGGACCAATGGATGTGGATGCAAGCTGAGCTCAGAGACTTGAGATCCGAGAAAACACGACAAGGAGTTGAGCAGATTCAGCAAGGAGCCATGTTGGAGGATATGTAATCCATGATGCAGCAATTGATGTTGCATTTCCCTTCACCTCCTCAATAAGGGCATTCTAAGTCACCCCTCCCTCTCTCTTTTGTTCTAaaacattgaggccaatgtttaGTTTAGGTTTGGGGGAGGTTTACTATTTTCTTTTTACTATTGTCTTTTTACTATTTTGGTTGTTTATTTTAGTTGTTTCCATTCCTTATCTTTTGATTAAGTGTTTCAAGTAATACAGTTGTTGGATTTCAGTGCTTGAATAAGTGACGAATGTTAGTAATAATAGATGCTTGGTTACTGCTAGTGGAATTACCCTCGAAAATGTTGATATTGCTAAAGATGATCAGATGCAACTTTCTTGAGCTTGAACAACAGAGGAACCTGTACATCCCAAATTAAGAGGGAAGTTGCATCACACTATAGGTATTACAGATTTCGTTAGCTTTACCCAACATGGTGAGAATAGAAAAGGCCAAACACAAGATTCATCATGAGAGATAATTCAGGTATGTCTCTATCACTCAGAGTTTGCTTAAGTTCTCTTCGAATATCACTGTATTATTACACACATCGAGGAAAGTTGTTTCTTTTAACCCTGAACCTTTCAAACCAACCATATTAATTATTATCCTTTGTTCACCAAATTTGAGCATGTATCCTTTTGTTTGTATATATCACCATATTAATTTAACCCTTGACCCAAACACTTCAATACTCTATTCAAAGCAATTGTTGTGTTCTTTAAGCTGTGTTTCattttaagtttggggtagccCCATAAGAAGCTGAATAAGGTGAGTGCGAAAAAATATAAGAAAAATGATGATTGAAAAATAGcaagaaaaaaagaagaagagggAATCTGATGGAACAAATAAAAGAACTCACCAAATGAAAAGACTCAGTTGGATATAAActcaaaaacaaaaacaaaaagcaCTGAGTAGCTGAGCTGGGAAAAAAAGAAATGCCAATGGTATTTTAGAATAAACACGGTGAAAAGAATAATAACATTGACTCTGAACCCAAAAACCGTTTCAATCCCTTCCATATCTCACCTTAACCCAAGCCCCGTTATAACTTGAAAGACCTTGAAAGTGTGTGTAGTATGCAAGTGAGATGAAAGGAGAATTCATTCAAGCTTACGAGTCGGTATTGCTTACTATGAAATTGGGAGTGCAAACACTTTAGCCCCGAGAGTTTGGGTGAGTGTGTGAAACAAGCTGACAAGTGAAGTAATACTTCTATATGGAAGTGTGGTGGAACAAATAAATGAGGAAAGTAGGGGACCCTGAAAGAAGAAGAATGAGCAAGTTGTGAAAGATCTCAGTAGTATTGTGGTAAAAGTTGAATCTTCAACTATTTTTGGGGGTGACATGATGTTCAATTTTCTCTTGAAAATTGattgaggacaagcaatgagataagtttgggattatgatcagtcaccatttatgtTATATGTTTTGTCACTTATTCGGAAAAAATCCAGGTAAACTATAGGACTTTGTTCTTAGTTAGTGGTTTTTTTAGTCAATTTTTTACTGATAGTTAAATTAATTGTTCCATTATTTTTAAGTGTTATTTCTATTTTTTGCATTTTACGCTTTGGTTGCCTTTACTGCGTTTCAGGTTCAAATAGGTATTCAAGTATGATCGGATGCAGAAACCAAGGAGAAGCACAAAGAATCGGAAAAGTGTTCCCATGTTCCAGTAGGCCTactacggccacccgtagcaccgACTACGGGCCGTAGCAGGGAGTCCTAAATCAGATTACATAACCCATCCAAACATGGACATACTATGGCTACCCGTAGCACCTGCTACGGGCCATAGTGGAAGGTCTGGGACAGAAGCCCAGATTTCATAGAAAATAGTGGcctgctacggccacccgtagcacctgctaCGGGTCATAGCAAGAGGCCTGGATAGAATCATCAAAGAACAGTGGCCTGCTATGGCCACCCATAGAACGGGTTACGGGCCGTAGCAGGCATGCATGCAAAAAAACCCAATTTTgtcttttttttttgttaatctTAAGTGGATGGCATTTTTGTCAATTGGAAAGCTGATGTTATTGACTTTGTGGATCTGTTTGAGGAGAGAGTAAGACTTTTCTATTAAAAGGGAGTTTTTTAGACAAGAAAGGATACACTTTTGGGGAAGCAAAAATCACACGATTCAGAATTAGAGAAATCAAGGTTTTGGGGGAGACGagattttcatgagcggaagcaattgaagatcaaaTTTCATATGAATACTTGTAATGTTTACATTTTATCTTTTGATTTCCTTGAATACTATGAGTAGTTAAACCCtccaatgctagggggtgtccctgatttgaatcTATAATGACTTTGAGTTGATTTTTGCAATAACAATATTGTTTTTCATAATTAATTTATTCTCTTGATGTGCTTAACGTTTTCTCTTTCGGAACAATTAAGATTGTTATAtgattatcaattaggttggaccaCCATTGATAATGCTTTCATGAGATTATTCTACAGTAGATAttacctaggactagggatacaCTATAGAAACCCATTTGTTCTTGATATAATAATGCTTAATTTCACTGGTTAATTTCTATGGACATAGAGATTAGGTACGgatgattaaaggttttctcactaaggCATTAAGGGAAAACACCCTTAAGAACGGGTATTAATTAATTGATATTCGTTGTTGtaatagtgactcagagttgttacagggagAAATCACACACATTCCCTAGCATATTACTCGTATCTGTTAAAAATTATTATCTGcactatttattttattttcaattatttttataTCTTCACATCAAAAACTCCGAATATTAgttttatttaattgaataaCAATTAGAAGTCAATATTTacaagcagtccttgagatcgacattcaaGTAACTTTCCTCAGTATTACTAGAATGGaaaaataatacacttgctattttttcgaCCAATTGGCTTCACCCATATATCATAAAAAATCCAACCTCATTTGGTACCTCAAAGTTTGGTTCTCGTTTGGAAGTCACTTCTCAAATCCAATTCTCGTCTGGAAGTTAATATTGGAATCCAGTTCGCGTATAGTAATCAGCCCAGTTCCCGTTTGACGGCTTAATTCTCAAGTCAGTTCTTGTTTGACATCCTTTCACCAGTTCCCATCTGGTAGCCTAAATCAAATCCAGTTCATGTCTGGTAGTTAGTTATCATTTGACAGTTAAATCAAATTCAGTTATCGTCTGGTAGTTAATTCCCGTATGATGGTTAAATCAAATCTAGTTCTCGTTTAGAAGTTGAGTTTCCAAATCCAGTTCACGTATGGTAGCCTATCTTTTTAACCAATTCTCGTCTGGTAGCCCTTATTAAATTCAGTTCTTGTCTTGCAGTTGTCATTTTCACTAGTTCCCATCTGGTAGTCCTTTTTCAAAGTCATCTCTCGTCTAGCAGTTCAAATTTAAAGTCCAAATTTCATTTGGCACACATCAAATAACTTGTGCATGCATTGATCAATCATTGCATAAATCATCATCTTGCATTAACTACGTCGCTTCACTCGAGCATATCATGAAACGTAAAATCACATTACATAACATCTAAATCGTATCATGCATAAGCCTAAGCCAAAATCTAGTAACCTCAAGATAAAGCTCAATGTAATCCTCAACAGAATCAAGATTCAAGAGGTGCTCTCAATAGTAGAACAACTCTCTTATTCAGTACAAGTTTCTTTCAGAAGTCAATCAATAGTGATGATGATTCTTAATACGAGTTTCTTCCCCAACAAGGTGATTGATGTTCCCCAAATAAACTCTAGTGTCAACGGAATCTCTGCTTGGTTTCCCCGATAGATGTTTCCCCATATAGTTTCCATTGGGAGTTTCTCTAGCAAAGTTTCACAAGCTCCTCAGGCGAGTATAATTTCAGTAGGAATCCTTAGAAAAGTATCCCCAACAATTTTATCCTCAACAAGCGTCTTCGAAGTATTTGTCTACAATGGACATCTCTTCACAAAGATAGCTCAAGTTAGCAATCTCCCAAGCAAGTCTATTGGGTAGGAGTTCCCTAAATAGACAATATCTACTAAATGATTCTTAGTATACCTCCAGCAAGTCTCTTGTGTgtttattccccagagagtcaTTTATATTCCTATATGCCGAAGAGGAAAATTGAAGAAAGAGGTACGGAATCATAAGGCGAAGCATCAATATGAATAAGAATGGTCGAAGGGGTTCGACAGACAAGGACATAGGTCAGGTCAAAATGAGGTCGACGGGGAGCAAGGCGGTCGAAGTTAAAGCTAAAGAAGCAAAACGATATAAATAGTTAAGAAGAACATGGAGGAAGTTGCAAACGACGTGGGGTTACAGGATCAGACGCGTGTCACATTGTACATGGCCAAGGCCCATGTAGCAGTTATTTTTTATCACTATTTAAGTAGGTTTGATTTATAGTTTTAGAAGAGGAATTTGTAACATTGCAAAGGGAAAACACTCAAAGTATCAAGCATTCAGAGAAAAGAGTTCATTCCTACAAAATGTATACTTGTTTCCACATTTACCTTCAAGCAATTTAAATTACTAAGTTTTTTATCTGCTTTGCCATTTACGGTTTTATCTTGCCTTTTGTTCATCTATTTTAACTGCACCATTTACAAGCATTTTTTACCTCTCGTTTTCTTAATCCAAACATTTCAACAAGACACCCCATATACTTAAGACTTAGTCTAGGATTTTGTAGTTGATCCTTTAAGTAAACCTCaataggaaggctagagattgtttGTGGGAAAACCACGTGCGCACAGATTGGCGCACCCTGTGGGACACGTTGTGTTCAGTATATGAAATTACGTAGTGGTAAAATGGTATCACCACATCTAAATCCAAATGAAGAACCGTCTTCAGGAGGAAGCATAGTTGTATCACAAATAACTAATGTTGGTTCTGGAACTGTGTCTGCGGTTTCGACTGCACATGGTGGACCAATATTGACACCATATCAGCTTGAGACTCCAAGGCCGATGATGATGGGAACTTCAAGGCAATATATGCCCAATTTCATAATGCCTATGTATTGAACCTTAGGAATGCCAACTAAATTTATGGCAAGTATACATAATAGCAGTTCGACATTTGGCGAAAATCCATCATTGTCATTCCCACCCTACCAGGGGTTAAGACCTTTGGTAAACCAATTTGGTCGACCCCTAGATTTAGGTTTTTCATCTCAGTAGATCCCAACTTTCACACCGAGCTCTGCTGCATCATGAGACAGCATATGAATTAAAGTAATCATGAAATGCTCCAGATGCTGACTCAACAAATGGGTATCATACTTAGACCATTAATTCAAGATTCGAATCAGAGATACCAACAATTGGCAACTCAAATTACCCGAATAGGGGATTTCCTAGGGTCTCTCAAAGCACAAGTTCGACATACTCCCTCACCTCCACCTCGACCGGAAACCCCAGTCCGACATGAGGAGTTGGTAGACGAAAGGATTGACCAAGAACACCAGGTGGTCGAACCAATACCCAGGTTGGCCCAACGGCCTCCCGTTGTGTTAGTTAATAGAAGTCAAGATCCCTACCATGTGGTCAGGCAGGTTCAACAAGACGCAATGGTTGGGGAACAAAATTTAGAGGCTATTGTCGAACGAATCATAGTTCGAAACGGGGTAAACCCAGGCCTTCAAAGGCCAACATATTTGTCCCCCTTACCAGATTTTGTTTTACAAACAAAATTACCTAGGGGATGGAAGGTTCTAAAGTTCACCAAGTTCGTCGAAGACACTAAAGAGTCCACTATCAAACATGTTGTCGGATATCAAACCGAAGCTGGTGACATAGCAAACAATGAggacttgaaaatgaaatatttcCCAAGTTCCCTCACAAAGAATGCGTTCACTTGGTTTAGAACGCTACCTCCACAATCCGTCCATATATGGACGCAATTAGAGAGATTATTCCATGAACAGTTCTACATGGGACAGTCgaaaataagtttgaaagaaCTGGCCAGCGTCAAACAAAAGACCTTTGAGTCAGTCGATCAATATCTCAACATGTTTAGACTTTTAAAAGCTAAATGCTTTACTCAAGTCCATGAGCACAAATTAGTCGAAATAGTTGTAGGCGGTTTGGACTATTCTATCAGAAAAAAGTTAGACACACAATATCTTAGAGATATGGCACAATTAGTTGATATAGTTTGACAGATCGAATGCTTGAAAGCTAAAAAACAAAACTGGTAGATACCATAAGAAAGAGAAAGTGTCTTATGTAGCAGTTGATGAATACTCTTATGACGATGAAGAGATTATCGACGAAAGCGAGGTCAACGTGGTTGAGCTCAAGCCAGGACCTCCTTACACGTGTAAATTGTTGGAGCCATCAAACTGGAAAAGTCTCGTCGAAACGGAGAAAACGGATAAATACGTTGCTAAAACTTACACTTTTGATGTGTCTAAATGTGACGAGATATTTGATTTGttagttaaagatggtcaaatTATTATTCCTTAAGGTTTAAAAGATCCCACATTAGAGCAGAAAAAGAAAAGGGGATTTTGTAAGTTTCATAACTTTCTTGATCATAAAACATCTCAATGtgttcttttcagggatttggtgcaGAAAGCTTTGAAGGAGGGCAAGCTTCAATTTGGCGAAAGGCCAAAGATGTAAGTAGACTCAGATCCTTTGAAGGTCAAAGAAGCCTTATACTTTGAACCTTTCAAATGCATGATGGTTGAGACTACTGATGGTCTCAACGAGTCTTTGGGTGTTGAATCTTTTGAATGGATGATGGTTGAAACTACTTATGGTTTCGACAAAAAGACTAAGGACAAATTAGAGGTAGTTTATCCTCAAGCTGGAGAAGACCTTACTGATTTCCAGGAGAAATGCAGAGTGAGTGGCTTGAAGGCGGCGTTATGTCCAAGGTGCAATGTTGTGTTCGATGAGAAAGCCGCTGAAAAGTATGAAGCTTCCAAGAAGAAGGCACTGAAAGAGGAAAAGCCTAACATCCCAAGGTTTATGTTCGACAAAAGTGGGGCACCTCATCGAAATGAGGAGTACAGAAGGAAATTCTAACAACCTCGACCAAAGACCTTTCTTCCTTCGTTGGATATCCCACAAGAGAAGTGGGTGGAACTTGTGAATCAGAAGGGAAAAAAAGGCCAAAGTGGAGGGTGCTTGATCTGGAGAAAGAAGTAAAGACTTCAAAGAAGAGGTTTGAACCCAGAGGTTATATGGTTTCACTTAATTACAAAGGAAAAAACCCTATGACAAGAACACAATGGAGGTGTTATCAGAGAAAAAAGAAAGTTGGGAAAGAGGCTTTGACTTCACAGCTGAAGCCTTGAGAAACCTCTGGACAGAAAAGACAATATCCAAAAGGAGTATGGATTGAAAAAAGGAAAATCGTGGCAAACCAGACAATGGCCATGACCATGGACCCTTCAGGAGAGAAAGGGATAGTATCATCCCAAAGCATAAAATGCACATCTCTGGTCAAGGATAAGAAAGAACCTAAGTACACGCCTTAGTCGAATAAGGAGGAGCCTGAATATTCTCCTCAGTCGAATGAGGAAGAACCTGAGTATTCCCCCAGTCTGATGAAGAACATAATTCATCACTAGATGAATATATGTATGATGATACTAATGACAATACTTATGGTAAAGATTTCATCGTCAACTGTGACATCGTGTCAGTATTGCCTACAGAATATGATATGGTGTCGAAAGTCTCTGAAGCAGATGAGGATTTTGTACCAGATGAAACTACTGAAGACAAACCATTATGCTACTATGTTATGAATAGTGGCGTGGTGGAGGAACAAAAGGCTATGCTTGAAAATCCTAGTCCAGGAATAACGTATCATTTGAAACCATTATTCATAAGGGTAAAGGTCGACGGAGTATCAGTGAATAAAGTATTTGTGGATAGAGGAGCAACAATCAATTTAATGCCTAATACTTTGTTTAAGAAAATGGGAAAAGGTGATGCTGATCTCCGACAACACAACATGGTTCTATCTAATTATGAAGGAAAAACCAGTAACATTCTTAGGGTTATCCAAGTCGAACTGGCCGTTGGCACAACTACACGATCAACGCTTTTCATAGTGATAAAATCTAAAGCGAATTTCAACTTGCTCTTAGGACCGGAATTGATTCATGGAATAGGGGCAGTGCCATCAACCTTATACCAAAGGTTAATTATCTAAAGGAAATATGGAATTGTCGAGAATATCGAAGCTAATCAGAGCTATTACAAGATCGACAGGCCAAAGGCGCGAAGGAATCTTTTGACCAATATTTGGAGAATATCGCACCTTGTGATGTAGAATATAGACCAATATCTGTCAACACAGGGCGTATCCTAAATCTAGATCCTGATTATGGGTTTATCTGGGACGCTGAAGAGGCAATGGAGCCTAAAGTGGTAAATCCACCTACGGGGTGGCCTGCAGTCGATGAAGATGACCATAAAGTCAGAAATCTTGGCTTGAATTTTGCCTAGTTGGCTGAGAATAAAAGAAAATCGGaactagaagctgagaaactacAAAACTTGGCTATCAAAGCCAAAGTCGGAGAATGTGAAGATGGCCACCAAGGCCAAACAACAGCTTTAGAAAGTCGGAGGCTAGATTGCATCTATGACAATAAGCCTTTGGGGTTTGAGAAAGATCCATTAAATAAGCCGCAGAGAATGCAAGCGCAAGACCCATTCGAGGAGATAGATTTAGGAGAGGGGGTCACAAAAAGACCAACTTATATAAGCACTAAAGTTGGGTCGAAGACGAAGGTTAAACTGATCGAAGTATTGAAATAGTACAGAGATTGTTTTTCCTGGGACTATGGCGAAATGCCTGGCCTAAATCAAAGCATAATAGAGCATCGATTACCTATTCAGCCAGGAAAACAACCAGTAAAGTAGCATCCTCAACGGTTTGCTACAGAAATCATAATGAAGATTAAGCAGGAGATCGAGAGACTGCTCAAAAGTCGGTTTATCAGAATTGTAAGGTACGCCAAATGGTTATCCAACATGGTTCATGTTATCAAGAAAAATGGAACACTTAGAGTATGTATATATTTAAGAGACTTAAACCATGCAACTCCAAAAGATGAGTATTTgatgccagtggcagaaatgctagTCGATTCAGCCGCAGGTTTCGAATACTTGAGTATGCTTGATGGTTATTCTGGCTATAATAAGATCCTCATAGCAGAAGATGATGTTCCCAAGACAGTGTTTCGATGGGTTGTGATGCCGTTTGGTTTTAAAAACACCAAAGCAACCTATTAGAGAGCCATGAATGCCATATTCCATGATTTTATTGGAAAATTCATGCAggtatacattgatgatattaTGATAAAATCTTCATCTGAAAATGGTCATTTTGACCATCTTCGACACTTATTTTAGAGGATGAGAaaatatggattaaaaatgaatccattgaAATGTGCTTTTGGTGTACATGCAAGAGACTTCTTAGGTTTCGTGGTGCACAAAAAAGGCATCGAGATCaaccaaaacaaaacaaaagcaatTTTAGATCTCAAGCCTCCTTTGACAAAGAAACAACTCCAGTCTTTgttggggaagataaacttcttGAGAAGATTTATATCAAATCTAAGTGGCAAGAAGAAGGTTTTCTCGCCATTGCTCAAGATCAAGAAGGAAAGTGATTTTCACTGGGAACGAGAGCAACATGAGGTTTTCAACGCCATCAAAGAGTACCTCACAAAGCCTCTCATTTTATTGCCACCTAGTATGAATAAGAATATGAGGTTATATATTGCTACGTCATACACGACCACAGGAATTACATTGTCACAAGAAGATGGCAGTGGTGTCGAAAGACCCATATATTACCTCAGTCGAATTTTAATAGATGCTGAAACTAGGTACAGTATGATTGAAAAATTGTTCCTATGCTTGTACTTCtcatgtatgaaattaaagcaatatataaaactagttgatgtttatgtttcatctaATTTTAATGTTATTAAACATATTTTGTCTAAATCCATTCTACATAGTCAAATTGGGAAATGGGCACTAGCATTAACTGAATTTTCTTTAACATATATGCCTTTGAGGGATATGAAAGTACAAATAGTGGAAAATTTTATTGTAGATCACGCGATAGTCGAACCATCATTAAACATGGTCGACACGAACCCTTGGAGGATATACTTTGACGGGTTAAATCACAAATGTAAAGTCGACGGAAAGTGTTCCAATAATAAAGCAGAATACGAAGCCCTAATCACTGGCCTTAAAATCTTGAGGGATTTAGGAGCGAAGAAGGTCGAGATATAGGGTGATTAAGAGCTAGTGATCAAACAAATCACACGAGAATATAAGTGCATTAAAGAAAATATGATGATGTATTTCGCAATGGCGAAACGCCTATTAGAGTGCTTCAAGGTTGTCAGCATCACACATGTTCCTAGAATAGGGAGTCAAGAAGCTAACGATTTAGAACAAATTGCATATGGGTATAAGGTGTTGAAGGATAGGCTCAAGGATTTTATTGAGGTGAAAGAAAAGATGGTGTCGGACATCTCACTGTCACTCAAACTGGCAATCCCAAAAACTGGGGGGGGCAGATGTCTTCAgtaaattttttgaaatttttgaacATTTTGAAAGACATGAAGTTTTTGCCATTTACAATTTGTCACAGTCAGATTGGAGAAAACCAATCATGGAGTACTTAGAAAATCCAGTCGGAAACACTGACAGGAAAATCAAGTATAGGGCGTTAAGCTATGCATGTCTGGGAAATTAGTTATTGAAAAAGACTCCATAAGAAGTGTTGCTCAAGTGTCTTGGGGATACAAAAGCATACCTGGAAATGTCTAAGGTACATAGTGGAATATGTGGGGCCCACCAAGCTGGccataaaatgaaatggttattatttcgacaaggTGTTTACTGGCCACGTGTATTAAAAGACTGCATCGACTTTGCCAAAGGGTGTCAAGAATTCCAGATACATGCAAGCATTCAACATGTGTCAGCCAACGAGTTGCATGCAATCATCAAGCCCTGACCCTTTCAAGGTTACGTATTAGATGTCATCGGTGAGATTCGACCAACCTCGTCTAAACAACAAAAAATTATCATAGTAGGCataaactatttcacaaaatggataGAAGACATCCCTTTGATAAAAGTGGATCAAGAGACTGTGATCGAATTCATTCAAAAACACATTGTATATAGGTTTGGAATTCTTGAAACCATTACTACAGATCAAGGTTCAGTTTTTGTGGGTCAAAAGATGCAAGAGTTTGCTGCTGAAATATTATTCAAGTTGTTTACTTCCACACCTTACTATGCCCAAGCAAATAGCCAAGTCATGGCAGCCAATAAAGTGATAATTGGTTTAATCAAAACACATGTTGCCAAGAAATCTAAGAATTGGCATAAAACATTAGATCAAATTCTATGGGCTTATCGAACATCCCCAAAGGAGGCAACCAATTCAACGCCTTTTTGTTTGACATTTGGGCATGATGCCGTGTTACCAGTAGAAATCTGTTTATAATCATTTAGGGTGCAACGGGAAAATAACATGC containing:
- the LOC127080078 gene encoding uncharacterized protein LOC127080078, whose amino-acid sequence is MVSPHLNPNEEPSSGGSIVVSQITNVGSGTVSAVSTAHGGPILTPYQLETPRPMMMGTSRQVQQDAMVGEQNLEAIVERIIVRNGVNPGLQRPTYLSPLPDFVLQTKLPRGWKVLKFTKFVEDTKESTIKHVVGYQTEAGDIANNEDLKMKYFPSSLTKNAFTWFRTLPPQSVHIWTQLERLFHEQFYMGQSKISLKELASVKQKTFESVDQYLNMFRLLKAKCFTQVHEHKLVEIVVGGLDYSIRKKYHKKEKVSYVAVDEYSYDDEEIIDESEVNVVELKPGPPYTCKLLEPSNWKSLVETEKTDKYVAKTYTFDVSKCDEIFDLDLVQKALKEGKLQFGERPKM